The DNA sequence TCTTGGCGTTCATGCAGGCCTGCTGGGCCTGCTCCGGCGTCGTGACGTTCTCCGCGCCGCAGCCCTTGGGGTCGAAGCCGCGCTTGAGCAGGTCTCCGCAGGAGCAGCTCCCCACGCGGACGCTCATCTCGTCCTCGAAGTCCTGCATCTCGCGGCAGCTCGCCTTCGTCGCGTCGTCCACGGTCCACACGCCGTTGACCAGCGAGCCGCACGGCTGCGCTCCCGCCACCCCACCGCGCGTCGCGTGGCCGGCGTTGATGTCATCGCACGTGCAGAAGTTCTGCATGTAGCCGATGAGCGAGTCGCGCAGGCTGATGCCCGTCTCCTGGCGCGTGGTGTTGCGCTTGAGCACCGTGAAGCCCGAGCCGCCCTTGGCGATGTAGTCGTTCACCGCGACGCGGTACGTGCCGTTGGGGTCCAGCGGCTTGCCGTTGATCTGGATGTCCGTGGCCGGGTGCGCCCAGCAGCGCGCGCCGTTCACGTCCTCAAGGCACTGCCACGGGGCATGGCCGTCGCGGTTGTCGGCGGGGCACTGGGAGCAGGGGATGCGCAGGTCGTTGAGCTGCACCTGGGCGCAGTCCATGGTGAACTTCGCGCCGGAGATCTGCGCCTGGCTGACGCAGCCTCGCTCCGAGGACCGCTCGGCGACGAAGTCGAACATCTCCTGCATCTCCAGACCGGAGAGGTACATGATGTTGATGGTGTTCTCGAACGGGAACACGTTGAACATCGCCTCCTGGGTCACCACGCCTGCATACAAGTTGTCGCGGATGCCCAGCGAGTTGGTGAGCGCGACCTCCGCCTCCACGCGCTTGCGCTTGCGCATGGAGTCCGCGGCGATGTTGCCCAGCGGCGAGTCACCACCCGTGGAGGTGTTGCGGCGCTGCACGTCCTTGGGGGCGTAGGAGAAGATGGACGTCAGCTGGAGGTTGAAGTCCATGCCCAGGATGTAGGGCACCAGCAGGTCCGTGGTCTCCGCGTCCTCCTTGAGACGGCACTGCTCGATGGCCTCGCGCACGCCGGGAGCCTGGATGAACTTGCCGGCCTCCCAGAAGATGCGCGGGTCGAAGCGGTACTTGCGCATCGCCTCGTTGCACCAGAGCGCGTCCAGGGGGAACACCTGGTAGTCCTCGCTGACCACCTCGGCGCCTTCGCCCTGGCCGAGCACCTCCGGCATCTTCACGACCAGGTCCAGGCGGCCCACGTACTTGGCGAACGCGCCCGAGTGCGACAGGACGACCTTGCGGCCGCTCGGGTCCGCGATGAGCTGGGGCGGGTTGAGCACCACGTGCAGGTGGCCGCCGAGCACCACGTCCAGGCCGCTGACGCCCGGGATGTGCACGCGCACCACCGACTTGGGGTCGCCCTCGGGGCCGAACCACTCCAGCACCGTCCACTTGTCGGTGGGGCGCTCGAGGAAGCTCGTGATCTTCCCGTACTCGTAATAGGCCTCGTAGCCCTGGATGAGGTCCTGGTCCTCGGTGAGGCCCAGGTGGCTGACCACCACCAGGAGGTCCGTCACGGGGCGCAGCAGCTCCACGTAGGCGCGCGCGGCCTCGTTCTGCTCCAGCGGGGTGGCCTGCAGGCTGTTGCCGCCCTCGACGATGGAGTTGAGCGAGGAGATGTTCGCCATGCCGATGACGCCCACGCGCACGCCCTTGATCACCTTGAGGGTGTAGGGCGAGGTGACGAGCTCAGCCTGGTTGTTGTCCAGCTGCTTCCAGTCGTCCCACTTGTAGTTGGCGGCGAGCAGCGGGAAGGTGGCGAAGTCGCGCGCCTTCTGGACGAAGTTGAGCGCGCCCGCGTCGAACTCGTGGTTTCCCACCACGGCCGCGTCCGCGTGCATGCGGGACAGGAAGCGGAACTCCACCTCGCCCGTGTTCACGTTGAAGATGGGGGCGCCCTGGAAGCAGTCTCCTGAGTCCAGGTGCAGGATGCGGTCGCCCTTGGTGCGCTCGCGCTTGAGGATGCCCGCCATGCGCGCCGCGCCGCCGAACGGACCGGCCTCCGGGACGAGTCCCAGGTCCTGGTCCGTCTTCAGGGGCGTGAAGTCGTACGGGATGATGCGGGAGTGGATGTCAGAGGTATGCAGGATGGTCAGGCGCACCTCCTGACCCTCGAGGTGGTAGTCCTGTCCCTCCAACACCGGCATGCACGAGGCGGTGGCCAGGGCGCAGAAAAGGCCGAGCAGTGCGCGACGCATTCGATACGGATCCGTAAGGCGATTTCGGGGGAGTGACCGCTAGAAGACGGCGCAAGGTACGGGATCGTGGGGGCATGGGCAAGCAACGCCGCCATGACACCCCACCACATCGCATCAAAATCGGGAGCAGGCAGACATGCGGCCCAGTAGTTCCAATGTGACTGATATCGAGATCATCGAGGATTTCTCATCCACGGCGCGCTGCGACGAGGGTTTCCTGCGCGTCCGGCGGCTGCGGTGCCGGAACCGGCGCGCGGATGGCTCCTCCTCCCCGGTGTATCGGGTGGACGTGGTGGACCGCCCGCGGCTGGACGCCGTGTCGGTGCTCGTCTACCGGAGGAGTGACGCGGGGGGACTGGAGGTCCTCACCCGGATGAACCTGCGCCCGGCCGCGTATTTCCGCCGGGAGCAGACCGCGTCCATGACAGTCCCCGACGCAGTGAGCTATCTGCGCGTGGAGGAAATCGTCGCGGGACTGCTCGAACCCGAGGACAAGGGGGAGGAGGGGCTGCGACGCCGTGCGTCGGAGGAAGTCCGCGAAGAGGCAGGGTACGCGGTGCGCCCCGAGGACATCCGGCTGCTGGGGGGCGCGTTCTTCCTCGCGCCGGGCATCCTCTCCGAGAAGGTCTTCCCGGCGGCGGTGGACGTCACGGGCGTGCCGGCGGGAGAGCCGGAAGGAGATGGGTCACCTCTAGAGGAGGGGACGCATCTGCGGTGGCGGCCGCTCCAAGAGGTGTTGGAGGCCTGCCGGCGCGGTGACATCGCGGACGCCAAGACCGAGGTGTCCCTCACGCGGCTGCTCGCCATCCTGTCGTGATGTGCGCGCGGGTTTCCGGAGCAAGACAGACGGGGTAGGGTGCGCCCCGCCTTCTCTTCCTTTGACGAGGTTGCTGCATGTCGTCGTTGCCCCCGTGGCTGGCCCAGCTCCTGCCGATCGTCATCCTGCTTGGGGCCATTGCCCTGGTGCTCACGCGGCTGCCCCGCGTGGATTTGGGGCACTCGCCAGCGTTCCTGCGCCGGCGCTTCCTCAACTGGTTTCCGCTGGGGATGACGTACGCGTTCCTCTACATGGGGCGCTACAACGTCAACGTGGCGACGAGCGCCATGGAGAAGCAGACGTCCAACGCGGACTTCGCCACCATCTTCTTCTGGGGGACGCTGGTCTACGGCGTGGCCTTCCTCATCAATGGCCCGCTGACGGACAAGCTGGGCGGGCGCTTCACCATCCTGCTGTCCGCGGGCGGCTCGGCGGTGGCCAACATCCTCATGGGCGCGGTGGTGTACGCGGTGGTCGATCGCGGCTGGGCGCCGCCGGGCGGCGTGGTGGCGTGGCTGTCCGCGCTCTACGCGGTCAACATGTACTTCCAGAGCTTTGGCGCCGTCTCCATCGTCAAGGTGAACGCCTCGTGGTTCCACGTGCGCGAGCGCGGGCAGCTGGGCGGCGTGTTCGGCATCCTCATCTCCCTGGGCCTGTACTTCGCGTTCGACTGGTGCAAGTTCATCGCGAACGCGGCGCCGGTGTACTGGGTGTTCTACGTGCCGGCCGCGCTGCTCGTGGCGTTCGTCGTGCTCGACAGCTTCATCATCCGCGACACGCCCAGCCAGGCGGGGTTCACGGACTTCGACACGGCGGATGCCTCCAGCGGTGACACCGGCCCCTCGCTGGGCGTGATCGCCCTCTTCAAGCGGATGCTCAGCAACCGCATCATCCTCGTCATCCTCGGCGTGGAGTTCTGCAGCGGCTTCCTGCGCAACGCGGTGATGCAGTGGTACCCCAAGTACGCCAAGGCGGTGGGCGTGGGCGGCGAGTTCGTCGCGTCCAACTGGGGCATGCTCTCGTGCGTGGCTGGCATCCTCGGCGGCATGTTCGCGGGGGTCATCAGCGACCGGGTGTTCGACTCTCGCCGAGGGCCCGTGTCCGCGGTGCTCTATGGCGGGCTGCTCGCGGGCGCGGTGGCGACGGTGTTCCTGCTCGGCACCACGGGCACGGGATGGGCGGTGGTGTTCATGTCCCTGTGCGTCATCGGCGTGCACGGCATGCTGTCCGGCACGGCCACCATGGACTTCGGCGGCAAGAAGAACGCGGGCGTGGTGGTGGGCATCATCGACGGCGCGGTGTACGCCGGCACGGCCATCCACGCGCTTGTCTACGGGGCCATCCTCCCCACGGGCGCGGACATGAAGGTCGCGGCCAATTGGATGCCCTGGCCCGTGGCCATGCTGCCCCTGGCGGTGGTGGGGCTGGTGCTGGCCACGCGCGTGTGGAACGCGAAGCCTCAGCCTCGGTCGGTGCCCCAACTATCTCCCGCGCCGGCCGCGGGGGCTCCGGGCCGAACTGGCACCGAGGGCTGAAGTCCGCGTGGTGTCGAGGACGTCCCCCGGCCTCGGGGGACAGGTGGCTCACCATGTGACAGCCGCGTGACGTACAGTGGCGGCGTGTCCCAGGTCCCCGAAGCACTCATCAGCCGGTTCGACGTCCATGACCGGAAGCAGTTCGAGATCAAGCTCGAGTACCAGCCGGCGGGGACGGACGAGACCCGGTATCTGGTGGAGTCGTATCTCTTCCTGCCGTCGAGTCTGAACATCGACGCGGAGACGTACCCGCGCGCGGACTTCTACGCGGACATCCACAACTACGTGCGCTTCAAGACGCCGGTGATGGGGCTGGCGGAGCTGCTGACGTCGGATGGCTCGCCGCTCGTGTGGCTGGAGGCGTGGCTGCGCACGGGGCTGGGCACCGAGGTGGACGTCGTCTACCACGCCAAGCTGTTCTCCTGCGTGCTGCGCGGAGCGCTGCGGCGGTTCGCCACCACGGTGGAGTCGCGCTGCGATGGGAAGGACGTCGAGTCCGCGCGCACCGAGTTGGAAGAGGTGGTGCTCGTCGCGGGTGACGGCATGGCCCGCGTGCTGGAGCGCTTCCGCACCTGGCTGCGCTCCGTGGGCGAGCTGCGGCTGACGGAGAAGACGCGCGCGTCGCTGCGGCTGGTGGACGAGTACGTGAGCCTGCTGGTGGAGCAGTTCTTCCGCCGCGCGGTGGCGGACATGGGCGCGCTGCCGCGGTCGAGTCAGTGGCTGACCTTGCGCAAGGGCTTGATGGACGCGGTGCTGCGCGAGGAGTCGTACCGCAAGGAGCACCGGCTGCGCAGCGTCCTCAGTCCCACGGGGGACAACGAGGAGTACATGCAGCGGCTGGGTTTCCTGAAGAAGTTCTGCATGAACGTCCTGTTCCTGTCCGCGCGTCGCAAGCAGAAGCGGCAGGGCTGGGAGGAGGTCCTCTTCGCGCTCGCGGCGGGCGTGGCCATGGCGTTCGCCACCGCGGTGGCCTTCTGGGCGCAGGTGCGCTTCACGCAGGCCAGCCTCAACTTCTTCCTCATCGCCGTCGTCGGCTACATGATGAAGGACCGCATCAAGGAAGGGCTGCGCCGCATCTTCAGTCGCTTCGCCGCGACGCATCTCTACGATCGCACCACGGACCTGGTGGATCCGGTGACGGCGCGGACCATTGGCACGTGCGAGGAGCGCGTGGACTACGGCGGCGCGGTGAAGGTGCCGCCGCAGGTGACGGCGCTGCGGCTGCACGACGACTTCACCACCGTGTCGCAGGGCGAGCTGTCGGAGATGGTCATCCGCTACCAGAAGCGCATCGTGCTGGATGCGCGCCTGCTGCCGCGCACCGAGCGGGGCCTCACGGGGGTGACGGACATCCTGCGCCTCAACGTGGAGCGCTTCCTGCGGGACATGGACGAGCCGGAGTTCGCGCTCGAGTACGTGGACCTGGAGGACTTCTCCGTGGGCCGCATCCGGGGCGCCAAGCGCTACGCGGTGGACCTGGTGTTCCGCTTCACGGTGGAGGAGGCCGGGGGCCGCAAGGAGTCCTCGCAGGTCGTGCGCCTGGTGCTGGACCGCAATGGCATCCAGCGCATGCAGACGTATCCGTCGCCCGCCACGCCCGAAGCGTCCGCCGGGCCCGGGGCCTGTCAGCCGGCCGCCTGACGGGCACTTTCGGTGTCGAGCCCGTGACGCGCGCATGTATCTTCCGGCGCTCATGGCAGACGACGACTTCAAGAAGCGCGTGCGCGACGACTGGCGCGACTCCCTCCGGGCCATCCTCGAGCACGCTCGCTCACTGAGCAGCCAGGCGGTGCTCGCGTTCGACCTGGACTCCACCCTCTTCGACAACCGGCCGCGTCAGGCGCGCATCCTGCGCGAGTACGGCGCCGCGCGCGGGCTCGCCGCGCTCACCACCTGCGCGCCCCACCACTGGGACACCGGCTGGGACATGCGCGCCGCCATGCGCGCGTGCGGCCTGGGTGACGCGGACATCGAGGCGCACTTCAGCGACGCGCGTCACTTCTGGCAGGAGCGCTTCTTCACCAGCGCCTACTGCGCGGACGACGAGGCCATCGACGGCGCGGCGGAGTTCACCCACGCCGTCGTGCGCACGGGCGCGCAGCTCGCCTATGTCACCGGCCGCCACGAGGGCATGCGCGAGGGCACCGTGGCGTGCATGACCCGTTGCGGGTTGGTGACACCCGCCGAGGCGCGAGGCATCCACCTGATGATGAAGCCCACGCTCCAGGAGGACGACGACGCGTTCAAGCGCGAGGCGCACGCGCGCCTGGGCCGAATGGGCACCGTGGTGGCCGCGTTCGACAACGAGCCCACGCACGCCAATGACTACCGGCGCAAGTTCCCCAACGCCTTGGTCATCCATCTGGCCACCGACCACTCGGGCAGGCCCGTGACGCTGTTGGATGGCATCGTGTCCGTGCCTCATTTCGCGCTCGGCGCGTGACGCACCGCGCCTGAATGACAGTCGCGGTGCGGCGAGGTTCTGAAAGGCTTTGAAGTCCCAGGTCCGCGCGCTATGAGGCGCTCGGCGTTTGCCGTCCAGAGCCCTCAAGGTGCGGACGGCCCAGACGGAGGCATGCCGCGGTGGCCAGCGCGTACTCGAAAGAGCAGCTGTTGACGATGTACCGGAAGATGTACCTTCTCCGCCGCTTCGAGGAGCGCGCGGGCCAGCAGTACGGCCTGGGGAAGATTGCCGGCTTCTGTCACCTCTACATCGGTCAGGAGGCGGTGGCGGTGGGCGCCAACGAAGCCATCCGACCGGATGACTACATGCTGTCCGCCTACCGTGACCACGGCCAGCCGCTGGCGCGTGGCAGCGACGCGGGCATGGTGATGGCGGAGCTGTTCGGCCGCGGCACCGGCTACAGCAAGGGCAAGGGCGGCTCGATGCACATCTTCGACATCGAGCACAATTTCTACGGTGGCTACGGCATCGTGGGCGGGCAGATTCCGCTGGCGGCCGGCATGGCCTTCGCCAGCCGCTACCGCAACGAGGACCGCGTCACGGTGTGCTTCTTCGGGGACGCGGCGGCCAACCAGGGCGCCTTCCACGAGACGCTCAACATGGCGGCCAAGTGGAAGCTGCCGGTCATCTACATCTGCGAGAACAACCGCTACGGCATGGGCACGGCCATCGCGCGCACGTCCGCGGTGCCGGAGATCCACAAGCGCGCGAGCGCCTACGGCATCCGCGGCGAGGCCGTGGACGGCATGGACGTGCTGAAGATGTACGAAGCGGTGAAGGACGCCGCCGCGTACTGCCGCGCGGGCAACGGCCCCGTGCTGCTCGAGGCGAACACGTACCGCTTCCGCGGTCACTCCATGGCGGATCCGGCCAACTACCGGACCAAGCAGGAGGTGGAGGACGAGCGGAAGAATGATCCGCTGCCCAAGCTGCGCGCGTACATCGTCGCGCAGAAGCTGGCGAAGGATGCGGACTTCGAGGCCATCGAGGAGGCGGAGAAGGCGGTGGTGGACGCGGCCGTGAAGTTCGCGGACGAGTCGCCCGAGCCGAGCCTGGACGAGCTGTGGCGCGACACCATCGTGGAGCCGGGGGAGCAGGACGTCCGCCCGCGTGAGCGCGTGCTGGGCGTCAAGGTCACCCAGTGGCCCTCGTACCCGAGCGGCCAGGAGCTCAAGGTGACGTGGGACCTCGAGCCGCGCGAGCAGGCCGAGCAGGCGGACCGGAAGGCCGGGCTGATTCGCTAGCGCCCGCGGACTTCCAAGCACAACCCTTTCGAGTTCGAGTCGGAGCCGACGATGCCCGAGTTGATGTATCGCGAGGCCCTGAACCAGGCCCTCGCCGAGGAGATGGAGCGCGACGCCAATGTCTTCCTGATCGGGGAAGAGGTGGGTCGCTACAACGGCGCCTTCAAGGTGTCGCAGGGATTGCTGGACCGGTTCGGGAGCGCGCGCATCATCGACGCGCCCATCTCCGAGCTGGGCTTCGCCGGCATGAGCGCGGGCGCCGCCATGGTGGGCCTGCGGCCGGTGGTGGAGATGATGACCTGGAACTTCGCCATCCTGGCGATGGACCAGATCGTCAACAACGCCGCGAAGCTGCGGCACATGAGCGGTGGCCAGCTGCGCTGCCCCATCGTGTTCCGCGGTCCGGGTGGCGCGGGCGGCCGGCTCTCCAGCCAGCACAGCCAGGCGCTGGAGGCCAACTACGCCCACTTCCCGGGCCTCAAGGTGATTGCGCCGGCCACCCCGGCGGACGCCAAGGGCCTGCTCAAGTCGGCCATCCGGGACGAGAACCCGGTCATCATGTTCGAGGGCGAGCGCCTGTACGCCGTCAAGGGCGAGGTGCCCGAGGGCGAGCACATCGTCCCCATCGGCAAGGCGGACGTGAAGCGTGAGGGCACCGACGTCACGCTCATCACGTGGAGCCGCATGTATTACTTCTGCATGGAGGCGGCCGAGGCGCTGGCGAAGGAGGGCATCAGCGTGGAGGTGCTCGACCTGCGCACGCTGCGCCCGCTGGACGAGGAGGCCATCCTCGCGAGCGTGCGCAAGACGAACCGCGCCGTCATCTGCGAGGAGGGCTGGGCCCTCGCCGGCATCGGAGCGTCCGTGGTGGACCTCATCCAGTCGAAGGCGTTCGACGACCTGGATGCGCCCGTCGCGCGCGTGACGGGGCTCGACGTGAACATGTCCTATGCGGCGAACCTGGAGAACGCGACCCAGCCGGACGCGCCCAAGATCATCGCGGCCGTGAAGAAGGTCCTGTACCGCGAGGGAGCCTGACGCTCATGGCCACACCCATCCAGATGCCCAGCCTGTCCCCGACCATGAAGGAGGGGAAGATCGTCAAGTGGCTGAAGAAGGTGGGAGACAAGATCTCCTCCGGCGACGCGATCGCCGAGGTCGAGACCGACAAGTCCAACCTCGAGATCGAAGCCTACGACGACGGCGTGCTCCAGCAGATCGTCGTGGGCGAGGGCGAGATGGCCACCGTGGGCGCGCCCATCGCGTACCTCGGTGCCAAGGGTGAGAAGGTCGCGGCCCCGAGCGCCGCGCCCGCTCCCGCCAAGCCCGCGGCTCCCGCTCCTGTCGCCGCCGCTCCTGTGTCCGCGCCTGCTGCCTCCACCGAGGGCATCACGGTGCTCATGCCCTCGCTCTCCCCGACCATGAAGGAAGGGAAGATCGTCAAGTGGCTGAAGAAGGTGGGTGACAAGGTCTCCTCCGGCGACGCGCTGGCCGAGGTGGAGACGGACAAGTCCAACCTGGAGATCGAGGCGTACGACGACGGCACGCTCTCTCGCATCGTCGTGGGCGAGGGCGAGATGGCCGTCGTGGGCGCGCCCATCGCGTACCTGGCGGGCAAGGGCGCCCCCGTGGCCGCGTCGGCGCCGAAGCCGGCCGCGGCTGCTCCGAGCGCGGCACCGGTCCAGGCTGTTGCTGCCTCGGCTCCGAAGCCGGTGGCGGCTCCGGCCTCCACGGGTGGGCGCGTGCGCGCCAGCCCGCTGGCGAAGCGCATGGCCCAGGACCGCGGGCTCGACCTGTCGCGCGTCCGGGGCTCGGGTCCGCTCGGGCGCGTGGTGAAGCGCGACATCGAGCAGGCGCTGACGCAGGGCACGGCCCAGGCCGCCGCCCCCGCCGCGAAGAAGCCCGCCGCGCAGGCGACGCGGGCCGTGGGTGCGCGTCCCGAGCCTGTGGCGAT is a window from the Myxococcaceae bacterium JPH2 genome containing:
- the pdhA gene encoding pyruvate dehydrogenase (acetyl-transferring) E1 component subunit alpha; the encoded protein is MASAYSKEQLLTMYRKMYLLRRFEERAGQQYGLGKIAGFCHLYIGQEAVAVGANEAIRPDDYMLSAYRDHGQPLARGSDAGMVMAELFGRGTGYSKGKGGSMHIFDIEHNFYGGYGIVGGQIPLAAGMAFASRYRNEDRVTVCFFGDAAANQGAFHETLNMAAKWKLPVIYICENNRYGMGTAIARTSAVPEIHKRASAYGIRGEAVDGMDVLKMYEAVKDAAAYCRAGNGPVLLEANTYRFRGHSMADPANYRTKQEVEDERKNDPLPKLRAYIVAQKLAKDADFEAIEEAEKAVVDAAVKFADESPEPSLDELWRDTIVEPGEQDVRPRERVLGVKVTQWPSYPSGQELKVTWDLEPREQAEQADRKAGLIR
- a CDS encoding MFS transporter, with the translated sequence MSSLPPWLAQLLPIVILLGAIALVLTRLPRVDLGHSPAFLRRRFLNWFPLGMTYAFLYMGRYNVNVATSAMEKQTSNADFATIFFWGTLVYGVAFLINGPLTDKLGGRFTILLSAGGSAVANILMGAVVYAVVDRGWAPPGGVVAWLSALYAVNMYFQSFGAVSIVKVNASWFHVRERGQLGGVFGILISLGLYFAFDWCKFIANAAPVYWVFYVPAALLVAFVVLDSFIIRDTPSQAGFTDFDTADASSGDTGPSLGVIALFKRMLSNRIILVILGVEFCSGFLRNAVMQWYPKYAKAVGVGGEFVASNWGMLSCVAGILGGMFAGVISDRVFDSRRGPVSAVLYGGLLAGAVATVFLLGTTGTGWAVVFMSLCVIGVHGMLSGTATMDFGGKKNAGVVVGIIDGAVYAGTAIHALVYGAILPTGADMKVAANWMPWPVAMLPLAVVGLVLATRVWNAKPQPRSVPQLSPAPAAGAPGRTGTEG
- a CDS encoding pyruvate dehydrogenase complex E1 component subunit beta — encoded protein: MPELMYREALNQALAEEMERDANVFLIGEEVGRYNGAFKVSQGLLDRFGSARIIDAPISELGFAGMSAGAAMVGLRPVVEMMTWNFAILAMDQIVNNAAKLRHMSGGQLRCPIVFRGPGGAGGRLSSQHSQALEANYAHFPGLKVIAPATPADAKGLLKSAIRDENPVIMFEGERLYAVKGEVPEGEHIVPIGKADVKREGTDVTLITWSRMYYFCMEAAEALAKEGISVEVLDLRTLRPLDEEAILASVRKTNRAVICEEGWALAGIGASVVDLIQSKAFDDLDAPVARVTGLDVNMSYAANLENATQPDAPKIIAAVKKVLYREGA
- a CDS encoding NUDIX hydrolase, whose amino-acid sequence is MRPSSSNVTDIEIIEDFSSTARCDEGFLRVRRLRCRNRRADGSSSPVYRVDVVDRPRLDAVSVLVYRRSDAGGLEVLTRMNLRPAAYFRREQTASMTVPDAVSYLRVEEIVAGLLEPEDKGEEGLRRRASEEVREEAGYAVRPEDIRLLGGAFFLAPGILSEKVFPAAVDVTGVPAGEPEGDGSPLEEGTHLRWRPLQEVLEACRRGDIADAKTEVSLTRLLAILS
- a CDS encoding pyruvate dehydrogenase complex dihydrolipoamide acetyltransferase translates to MATPIQMPSLSPTMKEGKIVKWLKKVGDKISSGDAIAEVETDKSNLEIEAYDDGVLQQIVVGEGEMATVGAPIAYLGAKGEKVAAPSAAPAPAKPAAPAPVAAAPVSAPAASTEGITVLMPSLSPTMKEGKIVKWLKKVGDKVSSGDALAEVETDKSNLEIEAYDDGTLSRIVVGEGEMAVVGAPIAYLAGKGAPVAASAPKPAAAAPSAAPVQAVAASAPKPVAAPASTGGRVRASPLAKRMAQDRGLDLSRVRGSGPLGRVVKRDIEQALTQGTAQAAAPAAKKPAAQATRAVGARPEPVAMPISTMRKVISQRLGDVKPGVPHFYLTIEVEMDAAAKVREDAKAIDVKVSVNDIIVKAAAIALRRSPKINVSLAGDQILQYGTADVGIAVAIEDGLITPVIRDADLKGLQAISAESRDLAERARKKALKPEEYSGGSLTVSNLGMFGIDQFIAVINPPQSAILAVGAVADKVVVRDGQMVIRKMMTVTLSGDHRVIDGATGAEYLRELKGLLEHPTRLLF
- a CDS encoding bifunctional metallophosphatase/5'-nucleotidase; translated protein: MRRALLGLFCALATASCMPVLEGQDYHLEGQEVRLTILHTSDIHSRIIPYDFTPLKTDQDLGLVPEAGPFGGAARMAGILKRERTKGDRILHLDSGDCFQGAPIFNVNTGEVEFRFLSRMHADAAVVGNHEFDAGALNFVQKARDFATFPLLAANYKWDDWKQLDNNQAELVTSPYTLKVIKGVRVGVIGMANISSLNSIVEGGNSLQATPLEQNEAARAYVELLRPVTDLLVVVSHLGLTEDQDLIQGYEAYYEYGKITSFLERPTDKWTVLEWFGPEGDPKSVVRVHIPGVSGLDVVLGGHLHVVLNPPQLIADPSGRKVVLSHSGAFAKYVGRLDLVVKMPEVLGQGEGAEVVSEDYQVFPLDALWCNEAMRKYRFDPRIFWEAGKFIQAPGVREAIEQCRLKEDAETTDLLVPYILGMDFNLQLTSIFSYAPKDVQRRNTSTGGDSPLGNIAADSMRKRKRVEAEVALTNSLGIRDNLYAGVVTQEAMFNVFPFENTINIMYLSGLEMQEMFDFVAERSSERGCVSQAQISGAKFTMDCAQVQLNDLRIPCSQCPADNRDGHAPWQCLEDVNGARCWAHPATDIQINGKPLDPNGTYRVAVNDYIAKGGSGFTVLKRNTTRQETGISLRDSLIGYMQNFCTCDDINAGHATRGGVAGAQPCGSLVNGVWTVDDATKASCREMQDFEDEMSVRVGSCSCGDLLKRGFDPKGCGAENVTTPEQAQQACMNAKKVGSCTCGELQGRDFNPAGCNAPDISTVELAKAACTTSPGPYTGRCTCRDVLAGNNPTCGNVTLQLRNFCENPTAMPLANALDDGRIGRRVK